A genome region from Magnolia sinica isolate HGM2019 chromosome 8, MsV1, whole genome shotgun sequence includes the following:
- the LOC131253209 gene encoding uncharacterized protein LOC131253209 isoform X2: protein MVNGILWKLLLLKGKNSLPLPKLEGDERVKARSLATIYSHPVVPHEPSLHMDDFVCIKTGMQTFIQAGLLKDGLCSVQDKSAGQFFFQTLPQPFF, encoded by the exons ATGGTTAACGGAATTCTGTGGAAGCTACTTTTACTAAAG GGAAAAAACTCACTTCCACTACCCAAATTGGAGGGTGATGAACGTGTAAAAGCACGCTCTCTGGCAACTATTTATTCACATCCGGTG GTTCCTCATGAACCATCCTTGCATATGGATGATTTTGTCTGCATCAAAACCGGCATGCAG ACTTTCATACAAGCGGGGTTATTGAAAGACGGTCTATGTTCAGTTCAGGATAAGAGTGCAGGTCAGTTCTTTTTCCAGACCCTACCCCAgccatttttctaa
- the LOC131253208 gene encoding dof zinc finger protein DOF3.2-like, translating to MDPSNAQHQAMGAESLEDVLVCPKPQQERRLRPQPEQALKCPRCDSTNTKFCYYNNYSLSQPRYFCKACRRYWTKGGSLRNVPVGGGCRKNKRSSSSKRTQDQGLTTTANNSNPLLPNLPSLTYDSNDLSLAFARLHKQPTRQLGMDDHDTSILGNTNIMHPDILGHHNANTTPGFLDALRGGFLDAPNAFHNFYYGFGNGNMGDVECGVGVGGGGGEVVFPFEEMGCAPTTATTTTTTNIVKQEPCKGRDGESRVSWGMQWQLGGDGNMLVADSGRDYWSGIGSSWHGLMNSSLV from the exons ATGGACCCTTCAAATGCTCAACACCAG GCCATGGGTGCTGAATCACTGGAAGATGTATTGGTATGCCCCAAACCCCAGCAAGAAAGGAGGCTGAGACCCCAACCAGAACAAGCTCTCAAGTGCCCAAGGTGTGACTCCACCAACACCAAGTTCTGCTACTACAACAACTACAGCCTCTCACAGCCAAGGTACTTTTGCAAGGCTTGTAGGAGGTATTGGACTAAAGGAGGTTCGTTGAGGAATGTTCCTGTTGGAGGAGGCTGTAGGAAAAACAAGAGGTCCTCCTCTTCGAAAAGGACACAAGATCAAGGTCTCACCACAACAGCCAACAACTCCAATCCACTCCttcctaatctcccatccctaacATATGACTCCAATGACCTCAGCCTTGCCTTTGCAAGGCTCCACAAACAACCTACAAGGCAGTTGGGTATGGATGACCATGACACTTCCATTTTGGGAAATACCAACATCATGCATCCAGATATTTTAGGACACCACAATGCCAATACTACCCCTGGCTTCCTTGATGCTTTGAGGGGTGGCTTTCTTGATGCTCCTAATGCATTTCATAATTTCTATTATGGGTTTGGGAATGGAAACATGGGGGATGTGGAATGTGGTGTtggtgttggtggtggtggtggtgaggtGGTTTTCCCTTTTGAGGAAATGGGTTGTGCACCAaccacagcaacaacaacaacaacaacaaatataGTAAAACAAGAGCCATGCAAAGGTAGAGATGGGGAGAGTAGGGTGTCTTGGGGCATGCAATGGCAGCTTGGAGGAGATGGAAACATGCTTGTTGCTGATTCAGGAAGAGATTACTGGAGTGGTATTGGTTCTTCTTGGCATGGTCTCATGAACAGCTCTCTTGTGTAG
- the LOC131253209 gene encoding uncharacterized protein LOC131253209 isoform X1, which produces MVNGILWKLLLLKGKNSLPLPKLEGDERVKARSLATIYSHPVVPHEPSLHMDDFVCIKTGMQVCVKIYNTTKRTFIQAGLLKDGLCSVQDKSAGQFFFQTLPQPFF; this is translated from the exons ATGGTTAACGGAATTCTGTGGAAGCTACTTTTACTAAAG GGAAAAAACTCACTTCCACTACCCAAATTGGAGGGTGATGAACGTGTAAAAGCACGCTCTCTGGCAACTATTTATTCACATCCGGTG GTTCCTCATGAACCATCCTTGCATATGGATGATTTTGTCTGCATCAAAACCGGCATGCAGGTGTGTGTTAAAATCTATAACACAACAAAAAGG ACTTTCATACAAGCGGGGTTATTGAAAGACGGTCTATGTTCAGTTCAGGATAAGAGTGCAGGTCAGTTCTTTTTCCAGACCCTACCCCAgccatttttctaa